In Pseudomonadota bacterium, one DNA window encodes the following:
- a CDS encoding DUF948 domain-containing protein — MNTIFFGIITLAVVAAVCGFIYIILELKAAIMRLREFLSTAENSLKTTEESLKPTLEEIQQTLKSVRNVTDNITTVTEDVKMLSGSIREVGENVRHTSEILQDITSHVSGLRAGVKAAFGYLFKSLLLKGKKT, encoded by the coding sequence ATGAATACTATCTTTTTCGGTATTATAACCCTCGCAGTTGTTGCAGCGGTGTGTGGTTTTATTTATATTATCCTTGAGCTAAAAGCTGCAATAATGAGATTGAGGGAATTTCTGAGCACAGCAGAAAACTCTTTAAAGACAACAGAGGAATCCCTGAAGCCAACACTTGAGGAAATTCAGCAGACTCTAAAAAGTGTGAGAAATGTAACGGACAATATTACGACTGTGACAGAGGATGTGAAGATGCTTTCAGGTTCTATAAGGGAAGTAGGTGAAAATGTTAGGCATACGAGTGAAATCCTGCAGGATATTACCTCTCATGTATCAGGTTTGAGGGCAGGTGTTAAGGCAGCTTTTGGGTATCTGTTTAAAAGTCTTTTATTAAAGGGTAAAAAAACTTAA
- a CDS encoding YtxH domain-containing protein — protein sequence MAQEESGFSASSMLLAFLFGGVVGAGVALLVAPKTGQETRRMIKDLTEDAKGKAESYIEQAKEKAESAVEKGKDFLEKEKSIITSAVEAGKEAYEKEKKKLV from the coding sequence ATGGCACAAGAAGAAAGTGGTTTCAGTGCGAGCTCTATGCTTCTTGCATTCCTGTTTGGGGGAGTCGTTGGCGCGGGTGTTGCGCTATTGGTTGCGCCTAAAACAGGGCAGGAAACAAGAAGGATGATTAAAGACCTGACAGAAGATGCAAAGGGAAAGGCAGAGAGCTATATTGAACAGGCAAAGGAAAAGGCGGAGTCTGCTGTAGAAAAGGGAAAGGATTTTTTAGAAAAGGAAAAGTCAATTATAACCTCAGCCGTTGAGGCAGGCAAGGAGGCATACGAGAAGGAAAAGAAGAAACTCGTATAA